Proteins from a single region of Mytilus trossulus isolate FHL-02 chromosome 2, PNRI_Mtr1.1.1.hap1, whole genome shotgun sequence:
- the LOC134707699 gene encoding large ribosomal subunit protein bL17m-like, whose protein sequence is MSLKIPYSQTARKFRGTFGVGSGPSGRIKRLRMCVTGLIRHERIESTFARCDETRGYAERLINIASRHGDKDQYAMEVADYWLLEKDLIHKLFKVIVPRYENQRYSYTKLYMLPKELPGYGKDMGVLELKDNPWPQVVPKQRETKYFLTNMLVDELRKEHHRTKRSPFVNKILETSADNIDIDSIQNQYILDNLVDNDEGKTKNDQSHENKND, encoded by the exons ATGTCATTGAAAATTCCGTATTCGCAGACCGCTCGTAAATTCAGGGGAACCTTCGGAGTGGGAAGTGGACCCAGTGGACGAATTAAGCGTTTGAGAATGTGTGTTACAGGTCTTATACGACACGAAAGAATAGAATCAACGTTTGCACGATGTGATGAAACACGTGGATATGCAGAGAGA ttaaTAAATATTGCTTCAAGACATGGTGATAAAGACCAGTATGCAATGGAAGTAGCAGACTACTGGTTACTT gaaAAAGATTTAATTCACAAACTTTTCAAAGTCATAGTACCAAGATATGAGAACCAGAGGTATAGCTATACAAAGTTATACATGTTACCCAAGGAGCTACCAGGTTATGGCAAAGATATGGGAGTTCTTGAACTAAaag ATAACCCATGGCCTCAGGTTGTTCCAAAGCAAAGAGAGACAAAATATTTCCTCACAAATATGTTAGTTGATGAACTACGGAAGGAACATCACAGAACAAAAAGATCaccatttgtaaacaaaatattagaGACCTCAGCCGATAATATAGACATTGATTCAATACAAAATCAGTACATACTAGACAATCTTGTAGACAATGATGAAGGAAAGACAAAAAATGATCAATcgcatgaaaataaaaatgactga